From Montipora foliosa isolate CH-2021 chromosome 6, ASM3666993v2, whole genome shotgun sequence, a single genomic window includes:
- the LOC138009044 gene encoding DELTA-alicitoxin-Pse2b-like translates to MAFPFMVFICLSTTFRGIFMESDPDPVIQELAKGVYLRKINLMADFQEHEASVFENSKLPSRCFTKKALHHSGSNFEYYASTKSFYSKMATGAGLDASLQNTFTLGATLSSVTSNEESNEYKVSGMSLNIRALTQKILVKKDCLDDDDTSTLTDRFLEDFQTLPLSFEAPWIENSWKEYSRFFDSFGSHVIMAVKRGSSIKQTTFAETSKSYSQRDFQVKSCLSLAGPTTVGKVGVEACANVSQTERNSASNMNTADKLIVRGGTKGTRNALFKQRTEELIERLMNEADESDAAVEHSFRSIWDILQSRFKYGSDNYIRAVNLQYYYLGYLNYGCRLKESGGVQMQKFDYTKYSNPKSPEFSCTLAKEGCHSPNDCHYAVGPYCSCQGPSCVHYQTVKEDTGVSKKTAYANTRHKWRWHGCDWKTHWFTCSCYNGDLKQRENVWTLPSRDFVKKVGSGHHKFEVKGYDPDSSLQGSAEESGDQFISFHHSGNDEA, encoded by the coding sequence ATGGCATTCCCGTTTATGGTGTTCATCTGCCTGTCAACTACATTTAGAGGCATCTTTATGGAAAGCGACCCCGATCCCGTAATACAAGAACTCGCCAAAGGTGTCTACCTTCGAAAGATAAATTTAATGGCCGACTTCCAAGAACACGAAGCAAGCGTATTTGAGAATTCGAAATTACCTTCCAGATGCTTTACGAAGAAAGCGTTACACCACTCGGGAAGCAACTTTGAATATTATGCAAGCACCAAATCATTTTATTCAAAAATGGCCACTGGAGCAGGATTGGACGCATCTTTACAGAATACATTTACTTTGGGTGCCACTCTGAGTAGCGTTACATCAAATGAAGAGTCGAATGAATATAAAGTTAGTGGAATGTCTTTAAATATCCGAGCTTTGACGCAAAAGATCCTTGTAAAGAAGGATTGTTTAGATGACGACGACACCTCTACACTCACGGACCGTTTTCTCGAAGACTTTCAAACTCTCCCGTTGTCATTTGAGGCGCCCTGGATTGAAAACTCCTGGAAGGAATACAGCCGTTTCTTTGATAGCTTCGGTTCTCACGTAATAATGGCCGTAAAGCGTGGGTCAAGTATCAAGCAGACGACGTTTGCGGAAACTTCTAAATCATACAGTCAGAGAGACTTTCAGGTGAAGAGCTGCCTTTCACTAGCAGGTCCCACCACTGTTGGCAAGGTCGGTGTCGAAGCGTGTGCAAATGTCAgccaaactgaaagaaacaGTGCAAGTAATATGAACACGGCAGACAAACTCATCGTCCGAGGAGGGACCAAAGGAACCCGTAACGCGCTGTTCAAACAGAGGACGGAGGAACTAATCGAGAGGTTAATGAATGAAGCTGACGAGTCAGACGCGGCTGTAGAGCACAGTTTCAGATCCATCTGGGACATCCTACAAAGCCGTTTCAAGTACGGATCAGACAACTACATCAGAGCTGTAAACCTGCAATACTACTACCTTGGTTACTTGAATTATGGCTGCCGACTTAAAGAAAGCGGTGGTGTGCAGATGCAAAAATTCGACTACACTAAATATTCCAATCCGAAGTCACCAGAATTCTCATGCACTCTGGCTAAAGAGGGATGTCACAGCCCAAACGACTGTCATTATGCAGTGGGACCCTATTGCTCCTGTCAAGGGCCATCTTGCGTTCACTACCAAACTGTGAAAGAAGATACGGGAGTCTCCAAGAAAACTGCATACGCAAACACTAGGCACAAATGGAGATGGCATGGCTGTGATTGGAAAACGCATTGGTTTACCTGCAGCTGCTACAACGGAGATCTCAAGCAGCGGGAAAACGTATGGACGTTGCCTAGCCGTGATTTCGTGAAGAAAGTTGGGAGTGGCCATCATAAGTTCGAGGTTAAAGGATATGATCCAGATTCAAGTCTACAGGGAAGCGCAGAGGAAAGCGGCGACCAATTTATTTCATTCCATCATTCAGGAAATGATGAAGCCTAA